A window of the Eleutherodactylus coqui strain aEleCoq1 chromosome 8, aEleCoq1.hap1, whole genome shotgun sequence genome harbors these coding sequences:
- the LOC136577831 gene encoding histone H2B 1.1-like — MPDPSKSAPAPKKGSKKAVTKTQKKDGKKRKKTRKESYAIYVYKVLKQVHPDTGISSKAMGIMNSFVNDIFERIAGEASRLAHYNKRSTITSREIQTAVRLLLPGELAKHAVSEGTKAVTKYTSAK; from the coding sequence ATGCCTGATCCCTCCAAGTCTGCTCCAGCGCCCAAGAAGGGCTCCAAGAAAGCCGTGACCAAGACTCAGAAGAAGGACGGCAAGAAGCGTAAGAAGACCAGGAAGGAGAGCTATGCCATCTACGTGTACAAGGTGCTGAAGCAGGTCCACCCCGACACCGGCATCTCCTCCAAGGCCATGGGCATCATGAACTCCTTCGTCAACGACATCTTCGAGCGCATCGCAGGGGAAGCCTCCCGCCTGGCTCACTACAACAAGCGCTCCACCATCACCTCCCGGGAGATCCAGACCGCCGTGCGCCTGCTGCTGCCCGGAGAGCTGGCCAAGCACGCCGTGTCCGAGGGCACCAAGGCCGTCACCAAGTACACCAGCGCCAAGTAA
- the LOC136578116 gene encoding histone H3, with the protein MARTKQTARKSTGGKAPRKQLATKAARKSAPATGGVKKPHRYRPGTVALREIRRYQKSTELLIRKLPFQRLVREIAQDFKTDLRFQSSAVMALQEASEAYLVGLFEDTNLCAIHAKRVTIMPKDIQLARRIRGERA; encoded by the coding sequence ATGGCCAGAACCAAGCAGACCGCTCGTAAATCCACCGGAGGGAAAGCTCCCCGCAAGCAGCTGGCTACGAAGGCCGCCAGGAAGAGCGCTCCTGCCACCGGCGGAGTGAAGAAGCCTCACCGCTACCGTCCAGGTACagtggctctccgtgaaatccgtCGCTACCAGAAGTCCACCGAGCTGCTGATCCGTAAGCTTCCCTTTCAGCGCCTGGTGAGAGAGATCGCCCAGGACTTCAAGACTGACCTGCGCTTCCAGAGCTCAGCGGTCATGGCCCTGCAGGAGGCCAGCGAGGCTTACCTGGTAGGACTGTTCGAGGACACCAATCTGTGCGCCATCCACGCCAAGCGGGTCACCATCATGCCGAAAGACATCCAGCTGGCCCGCAGGATTCGCGGAGAGAGGGCTTAG
- the LOC136577829 gene encoding histone H1B-like, whose translation MAETAPAAAPPAAEPAAKSKKQPKKSAAGGAKKSKKSSGPGVSELIVRAVSASKERSGVSLAALKKALAAGGYDVEKNNSRLKLAVKSLVTKGSLLQVKGSGASGSFKLNKKQETKDKPAKKKPAAAAKPKKPAGAKKAAKSPKKPKKAPAKSPKKAKKPAAAAAKKVAKSPKKVSKPKAAPKPKKVTKSPAKKAAKPKAAKSPAKKAVKAKKSAAKK comes from the coding sequence ATGgcagaaaccgcgccagccgccgCTCCTCCTGCCGCCGAGCCGGCTGCCAAATCCAAGAAGCAGCCGAAGAAATCCGCCGCAGGGGGCGCCAAGAAAAGCAAGAAGTCCTCCGGTCCCGGCGTGTCGGAGCTGATCGTCAGAGCCGTGTCCGCCTCTAAAGAGCGCAGCGGGGTGTCTCTAGCCGCCCTGAAGAAGGCTCTGGCTGCCGGAGGGTACGATGTAGAGAAGAATAACAGCCGCCTGAAGCTGGCCGTCAAGTCTCTGGTCACCAAGGGCAGCCTGCTCCAGGTGAAAGGCAGCGGCGCCTCCGGCTCCTTCAAGCTGAACAAGAAGCAGGAGACTAAGGACAAGCCGGCCAAAAAGAAGCCAGCGGCTGCGGCCAAGCCCAAGAAGCCCGCTGGAGCCAAGAAAGCGGCGAAATCTCCTAAGAAGCCCAAGAAGGCTCCGGCCAAAAGCccgaaaaaagcaaagaaacctGCAGCGGCCGCCGCCAAGAAAGTAGCCAAGAGCCCGAAGAAAGTCTCAAAGCCGAAGGCCGCCCCAAAGCCCAAGAAGGTGACGAAGAGTCCGGCTAAGAAGGCGGCCAAACCCAAAGCTGCCAAGAGTCCGGCTAAGAAGGCTGTTAAAGCCAAGAAGAGTGCGGCTAAGAAATAA
- the LOC136577830 gene encoding histone H2A type 1-like yields MSGRGKQGGKVRAKAKTRSSRAGLQFPVGRVHRLLRKGNYAERVGAGAPVYMAAVLEYLTAEILELAGNAARDNKKTRIIPRHLQLAVRNDEELNKLLGGVTIAQGGVLPNIQAVLLPKKTESSKTSKSK; encoded by the coding sequence ATGTCTGGACGCGGCAAACAAGGAGGTAAAGTCCGTGCTAAGGCCAAGACTCGCTCATCCCGGGCAGGGCTGCAGTTTCCTGTCGGCCGTGTACACAGGCTTCTCCGCAAGGGCAACTACGCTGAGAGGGTGGGCGCCGGCGCTCCGGTCTATATGGCAGCAGTGCTAGAGTATCTGACCGCTGAGATCCTGGAATTGGCTGGCAATGCCGCCCGGGACAACAAGAAGACCCGCATCATCCcccgtcacctccagctggctgtgcGCAACGACGAGGAGCTGAACAAGCTGCTCGGTGGGGTGACCATCGCCCAGGGAGGCGTCCTGCCCAACATCCAGGCCGTGCTGCTGCCCAAGAAGACCGAGAGCAGCAAGACGAGCAAGAGCAAGTGA